A genomic region of Streptomyces rimosus contains the following coding sequences:
- a CDS encoding trypsin-like serine peptidase: protein MRRIVSTSPGARRRGASRAVAGALTAAGALLVSALQTGPAGAVGTSGAAAATGSRPVSSPSAAADFWTAERMREATPLDLLSAGTKASARRSGKAADTASPSVRRGPERTVRPTLPGTGAAAHAPKSFPQAGGPWTGGGAVTNTAGRVFFTYQGRTASCSGNAVTSANKSTVITAGHCVKLNGAWHTDWVFVPGYHDGQAPYGKWAASKTLSTPQWTASEDINYDVGAAVVAPVGGQRLTDAVGGQGLAFNTGYNKPMYAFGYPAAAPYDGSKLIYCSGNTIKDPLFSKDHGMSCNMTGGSSGGPWFTQFDEATGAGLQSSVNSFGYTFLPNTMFGPYFGDDAENLYNEAQSS from the coding sequence GTGAGACGAATCGTCAGCACCTCCCCCGGCGCCCGTCGGCGCGGCGCGTCCCGTGCCGTCGCCGGTGCCCTGACCGCCGCCGGCGCCCTGCTCGTCTCGGCTCTGCAGACCGGCCCGGCCGGGGCGGTCGGTACGTCCGGCGCGGCCGCCGCGACCGGCTCGCGGCCGGTGTCCTCCCCGTCCGCCGCCGCCGACTTCTGGACGGCCGAGCGGATGCGCGAGGCCACCCCGCTCGACCTGCTGTCCGCCGGGACCAAGGCGTCGGCGCGGCGCTCCGGCAAGGCGGCGGACACCGCGTCCCCGTCCGTACGACGCGGCCCCGAGCGCACCGTACGCCCCACCCTCCCCGGCACCGGCGCGGCCGCGCACGCGCCCAAGTCCTTCCCGCAGGCGGGCGGCCCGTGGACCGGCGGCGGCGCCGTGACGAACACCGCGGGGCGTGTGTTCTTCACCTACCAGGGCCGTACCGCCTCCTGCTCCGGCAACGCCGTCACCAGCGCGAACAAGAGCACGGTGATCACCGCCGGGCACTGTGTGAAGCTGAACGGCGCCTGGCACACCGACTGGGTCTTCGTGCCCGGCTACCACGACGGCCAGGCCCCGTACGGCAAATGGGCCGCGTCCAAGACCCTCTCCACACCGCAGTGGACGGCGAGCGAGGACATCAACTACGACGTGGGCGCCGCGGTCGTCGCCCCGGTCGGCGGACAGCGGCTGACCGACGCCGTCGGCGGCCAGGGACTGGCCTTCAACACCGGCTACAACAAGCCGATGTACGCCTTCGGCTATCCGGCCGCCGCGCCGTACGACGGCAGCAAGCTGATCTACTGCAGCGGCAACACCATCAAGGACCCGCTGTTCTCCAAGGACCACGGCATGTCCTGCAACATGACCGGCGGCTCCAGCGGCGGTCCCTGGTTCACCCAGTTCGACGAGGCCACCGGCGCGGGCCTGCAGTCCTCGGTGAACAGCTTCGGCTACACCTTCCTGCCCAACACGATGTTCGGGCCGTACTTCGGTGACGACGCCGAAAACCTCTACAACGAGGCGCAGTCGAGCTGA
- a CDS encoding SDR family oxidoreductase: MTTPDTPGAAPAPTALITGAGSGIGRAVALALAGAGWSVALAGRRAEALQETARQAAPGAATLCVPADVTRPDQVDALFAAVRDRFGRLDLLFNNAGTFGPPVPLDELSYADWTTVVDTNLTGAFLCAQAAFRTMKEQRPRGGRIINNGSVSAHAPRPHSIAYTATKHAMTGLTKSLSLDGRPYDIACGQLDIGNAATEMTGRMQTGILQANGTTAVEPVMDVADVARTVLHMAQLPPAANVQFATVMATAMPYIGRG; the protein is encoded by the coding sequence ATGACGACACCCGACACCCCAGGCGCCGCCCCCGCCCCGACCGCCCTGATCACCGGCGCCGGTTCCGGCATCGGCCGCGCCGTCGCGCTGGCCCTCGCCGGGGCCGGCTGGTCCGTGGCGCTCGCCGGACGGCGCGCCGAAGCCCTCCAGGAGACGGCCCGCCAGGCGGCGCCCGGCGCGGCCACCCTGTGCGTACCGGCCGACGTGACCCGCCCCGACCAGGTGGACGCCCTGTTCGCCGCCGTACGCGACCGCTTCGGGCGGCTGGACCTGCTCTTCAACAACGCCGGTACGTTCGGCCCGCCGGTGCCGCTCGACGAACTGTCGTACGCGGACTGGACCACGGTCGTCGACACCAACCTCACCGGCGCGTTCCTCTGCGCCCAGGCCGCCTTCCGCACCATGAAGGAGCAGCGCCCGCGCGGTGGCCGCATCATCAACAACGGTTCGGTGTCCGCGCACGCGCCGCGCCCGCACTCCATCGCGTACACCGCCACGAAGCACGCGATGACCGGCCTGACCAAGTCGCTGTCCCTGGACGGGCGCCCGTACGACATCGCCTGCGGGCAACTCGACATCGGCAACGCGGCCACCGAGATGACGGGCCGGATGCAGACCGGCATCCTCCAGGCCAACGGCACCACGGCGGTCGAACCGGTGATGGACGTGGCGGACGTGGCCCGTACCGTGCTGCACATGGCGCAGCTGCCGCCGGCGGCGAACGTGCAGTTCGCGACGGTGATGGCGACGGCCATGCCGTACATCGGCCGCGGCTGA
- a CDS encoding DUF4429 domain-containing protein, with translation MAELMGRDGTWSFDGEQVRIVPGRERGVHRLRQDLGEICVPLTALAGVAYEPGRKGGRLRLRLRDGADPLLYVTGGGLPDDASPYQVAVDPDRTGVAEYFADEVRQALLLDQVDTGPADRYLLPGPAVPLSAAGVDGTATFDGETVRVEWRWNTSESKKQAGARTYSLADLESVEWRPAVGLESGYLRFRPKGEAPKAKPEHDPNAIELWGFKKESGQTALLAAAVAVRLPHPSGGSAAPDVTPVLEKAAGTGGGSGREDADVLLRRLRELGELHKDGILTAEEFATAKAAVLRGFQGMG, from the coding sequence ATGGCTGAACTGATGGGACGCGACGGCACGTGGTCCTTCGACGGCGAGCAGGTGCGGATCGTGCCGGGCCGGGAGCGCGGCGTGCACCGGCTGCGGCAGGACCTCGGCGAGATCTGCGTACCGCTCACGGCCCTGGCGGGCGTCGCGTACGAACCGGGGCGCAAGGGCGGCCGGTTGCGCCTGCGACTGCGGGACGGCGCCGACCCGCTGCTGTACGTCACGGGCGGCGGCCTGCCGGACGACGCCAGCCCGTACCAGGTCGCCGTGGACCCGGACCGCACCGGCGTCGCGGAGTACTTCGCCGACGAGGTGCGCCAGGCCCTGCTGCTCGACCAGGTGGACACCGGGCCCGCCGACCGCTACCTGCTGCCGGGGCCCGCCGTGCCGCTGTCCGCCGCGGGCGTGGACGGGACGGCGACCTTCGACGGGGAAACGGTGCGCGTCGAATGGCGCTGGAACACCAGCGAGAGCAAGAAGCAGGCGGGCGCCCGCACCTACTCCCTCGCCGATCTGGAGAGCGTGGAGTGGCGGCCCGCCGTCGGCCTGGAATCCGGCTATCTGCGCTTCCGCCCCAAGGGAGAGGCACCGAAGGCCAAGCCGGAGCACGACCCGAACGCCATCGAACTGTGGGGCTTCAAGAAGGAGAGCGGGCAGACGGCGCTGCTCGCGGCGGCGGTGGCGGTGCGGCTGCCGCATCCGTCGGGTGGGAGCGCGGCGCCGGATGTGACTCCTGTTCTGGAAAAGGCGGCCGGTACGGGCGGCGGCAGCGGCAGGGAGGACGCCGATGTCCTCCTGCGGCGCCTGCGGGAACTGGGCGAACTCCACAAGGACGGCATCCTGACCGCCGAGGAGTTCGCGACGGCCAAGGCGGCGGTGCTCAGAGGGTTTCAGGGGATGGGCTGA
- a CDS encoding alkaline phosphatase D family protein, with protein MRDAAAQLARRRFLTGTGAAAALAFAANLPGTGVAYAAAEADARKITENPFTLGVASGDPLPGSVVLWTRLAPKPYEPGSGMPKARVQVRWEVAYDERFTRLAGRGKADAHPEFNHAVHIEATGLAPDRVYYYRFRAGNWISPVGRTRTAPARGAKNNELRLGVVSCQAYHDGYYTAHRHLAKEDLDVVFHLGDYLYEYPVDAVGGARKYTDRKLPARFNRETVTLEDYRLRYALYKSDPDLQAAHAAHPFIVTWDDHEVENNYADDISENNDPKGEFLLRRAAAYRAYWENQPLRRPQQPHGPDAQLYRRVHFGQLAQFDVLDTRQYRSDQAYGDGWRTPGPESTDPRRTLTGAKQERWLIDGWRSSSALWNVLSQQVTFSERRNATGPGYKLSMDSWDGYPASRERVLKGAEAAGVDNLVVLTGDVHVHYAFDVKRDFKNEKSRTVGVEFVTTSIASGEDGADKPANWGTYMAANPHMKFYNGRRGYVTVTLDREKARADFRTVSAVTKPGAPVVTAGSFVSEAGDPGLKPA; from the coding sequence ATGCGGGACGCCGCCGCACAGCTCGCCCGGCGCCGCTTCCTCACCGGCACCGGGGCCGCCGCCGCGCTGGCCTTCGCGGCCAATCTGCCGGGCACCGGCGTCGCGTACGCCGCGGCCGAGGCCGACGCCCGCAAGATCACCGAGAACCCCTTCACGCTCGGTGTGGCCTCCGGCGACCCGCTGCCCGGTTCCGTCGTGCTGTGGACCCGGCTCGCCCCGAAGCCGTACGAGCCCGGCAGCGGCATGCCCAAGGCGCGCGTCCAGGTGCGCTGGGAGGTCGCGTACGACGAGCGCTTCACGCGCCTGGCCGGGCGCGGGAAGGCCGACGCACACCCGGAGTTCAACCACGCGGTCCACATCGAGGCCACCGGACTGGCGCCGGACCGCGTCTACTACTACCGCTTCCGGGCCGGCAACTGGATCAGCCCCGTCGGCCGCACCCGCACCGCCCCCGCGCGCGGCGCGAAGAACAACGAGCTGCGGCTGGGCGTCGTCTCCTGCCAGGCGTACCACGACGGCTACTACACGGCCCACCGGCACCTGGCCAAGGAGGACCTGGATGTGGTCTTCCACCTCGGCGACTACCTGTACGAGTACCCGGTGGACGCCGTGGGCGGCGCCCGCAAGTACACCGACCGCAAGCTGCCCGCGCGCTTCAACCGCGAGACGGTGACGTTGGAGGACTACCGGCTGCGGTACGCGCTCTACAAGTCCGACCCCGACCTCCAGGCCGCGCACGCCGCGCACCCGTTCATCGTCACCTGGGACGACCACGAGGTCGAGAACAACTACGCCGACGACATCAGCGAGAACAACGACCCCAAGGGCGAGTTCCTGCTGCGCCGGGCCGCCGCCTACCGCGCGTACTGGGAGAACCAGCCGCTGCGCCGCCCGCAGCAGCCGCACGGCCCGGACGCCCAGCTCTACCGGCGCGTCCACTTCGGGCAGCTGGCCCAGTTCGACGTGCTGGACACCCGCCAGTACCGCTCCGACCAGGCGTACGGCGACGGCTGGCGCACCCCGGGCCCCGAGTCCACCGACCCCAGGCGCACCCTGACCGGCGCAAAGCAGGAGCGCTGGCTGATCGACGGCTGGCGGTCGTCCTCCGCGCTGTGGAACGTGCTGTCGCAGCAGGTCACCTTCTCCGAGCGCCGCAACGCCACCGGCCCCGGCTACAAGCTCAGCATGGACTCCTGGGACGGCTACCCGGCCTCCCGCGAGCGGGTGCTGAAGGGCGCGGAGGCGGCGGGCGTGGACAACCTGGTCGTGCTGACCGGCGACGTGCACGTGCACTACGCGTTCGATGTGAAGCGGGACTTCAAGAACGAGAAGTCGCGCACCGTGGGCGTGGAGTTCGTGACCACCTCGATCGCGAGCGGCGAGGACGGCGCGGACAAGCCCGCCAACTGGGGCACCTATATGGCCGCCAACCCGCACATGAAGTTCTACAACGGCCGCCGCGGCTATGTGACCGTCACGCTGGACCGGGAGAAGGCGCGGGCCGACTTCCGGACGGTGTCGGCGGTGACGAAGCCGGGGGCGCCGGTGGTCACGGCGGGGTCGTTCGTGTCCGAGGCCGGCGACCCGGGGCTGAAGCCGGCCTGA
- a CDS encoding multidrug effflux MFS transporter: MTDPGTGTTDTQDSVPIAERDVAAPPAASRRTSLLVTLILGGLTAVPPLSMDMYLPALPEVTEALHSPAATVQLTLTTCLAGMALGQMVVGPMSDKWGRRRPLLIGMIVYIVATALCALATNAELLIAFRLLQGLAGAAGIVIARAVVRDLYDGVAMARFFSTLMLISGVAPVVAPLIGGQILRITDWRGVFVVLTVVGVLLTLLVWRRLHETLPPAKRHSGGLGEALHTMRSLLADRSFSGYLIVGAFAFAALFAYISASPFVIQEIYGASPQTFSLLFGVNSVGLVLVGQINGKVLVGRVSLDVVLGIGLGLITAAATALLLMAGGVFGEVGLWPMAAGLFVLMSAMGLVMPSANTKALLRSGHAAGSASALLGTSTFLLGSVASPLVGIAGEHTAVPMAVVQLSCGVLALLSFLGMCRPWQRREETATGTGERTKL; encoded by the coding sequence ATGACGGACCCCGGTACCGGAACGACGGACACCCAGGACAGCGTTCCGATAGCCGAGCGGGACGTGGCGGCGCCGCCCGCCGCGTCCCGCCGCACCAGCCTGCTCGTCACCCTGATCCTCGGCGGCCTGACCGCGGTGCCGCCGCTCTCCATGGACATGTACCTCCCGGCCCTGCCGGAGGTCACCGAGGCGCTGCACAGCCCGGCCGCCACCGTCCAGCTCACCCTGACCACCTGCCTCGCGGGCATGGCCCTGGGGCAGATGGTGGTCGGGCCGATGAGCGACAAGTGGGGGCGCCGCCGCCCGCTGCTCATCGGCATGATCGTCTACATCGTCGCCACCGCGCTGTGCGCCCTGGCCACCAACGCCGAACTGCTCATCGCCTTCCGCCTCCTCCAGGGCCTGGCGGGCGCCGCCGGCATCGTCATCGCGCGGGCCGTGGTCCGCGACCTGTACGACGGCGTGGCGATGGCCCGCTTCTTCTCCACCCTGATGCTGATCTCCGGCGTCGCGCCCGTCGTGGCGCCGCTGATCGGCGGGCAGATCCTGCGGATCACCGACTGGCGCGGCGTCTTCGTCGTCCTGACCGTGGTCGGCGTGCTGCTCACGCTGCTGGTCTGGCGCCGTCTGCACGAGACGCTGCCGCCCGCGAAGCGGCACTCCGGCGGCCTCGGCGAGGCCCTGCACACCATGCGCTCCCTCCTCGCCGACCGGTCCTTCTCCGGCTACCTGATCGTCGGCGCGTTCGCCTTCGCCGCGCTGTTCGCGTACATCTCCGCCTCCCCGTTCGTGATCCAGGAGATCTACGGCGCCTCCCCGCAGACCTTCAGCCTGCTGTTCGGCGTCAACTCCGTCGGCCTGGTCCTGGTCGGCCAGATCAACGGCAAGGTGCTGGTCGGCCGGGTCAGCCTGGACGTGGTGCTGGGCATCGGCCTGGGGCTGATCACGGCCGCCGCCACGGCGCTGCTGCTGATGGCCGGCGGCGTCTTCGGCGAGGTCGGGCTGTGGCCGATGGCCGCCGGGCTGTTCGTCCTGATGTCCGCGATGGGCCTGGTCATGCCGTCGGCCAACACCAAGGCGCTGCTGCGCTCCGGCCACGCGGCGGGCTCCGCCTCCGCGCTGCTGGGCACCTCCACCTTCCTCCTGGGCTCCGTCGCCTCGCCGCTCGTCGGCATCGCGGGCGAGCACACCGCCGTACCGATGGCCGTCGTGCAGCTCTCCTGCGGCGTACTGGCGCTGCTGAGCTTCCTGGGAATGTGCCGCCCGTGGCAGCGTAGGGAGGAGACCGCCACCGGGACCGGCGAGAGGACCAAGCTCTGA
- a CDS encoding serine hydrolase domain-containing protein → MHRLVQGVREATEGPAPWCAGAVVLAGRGPVVAAEEAAGWALRYAGYDPERDRGVELPRDRWEPMRVGTVFDLASLTKLYTAIVAVQQAERGRLDLDAEARRWLPGFAAGITVRSLLTHTSGLRPELPFYERRGRAAQLALLWEEAAAPAAPPGGPYRYSDLNLIALQLILERLTGQPLDALVAEGITGPLGMTSTSYGPLAPAGVAATEDQRRPWAKADRGMVRGAVHDENAWALGGVAGHAGLFSTAQDLAVLCRTLLNGGAYGTARILGAESVALLLDPPGLGFGVDQPWFMGELAGRGAAGHTGFTGTSLVLDRATDTFLVLLANTVHPRRREAGSAPRAAAATRLARAVRAGGRMPGACA, encoded by the coding sequence ATGCACCGCCTCGTGCAGGGGGTACGGGAGGCGACCGAGGGGCCCGCGCCCTGGTGCGCGGGCGCGGTGGTGCTCGCCGGGCGCGGCCCGGTGGTCGCCGCCGAGGAGGCGGCGGGCTGGGCGCTGCGCTACGCCGGCTACGACCCGGAGCGCGACCGGGGCGTGGAGCTGCCCCGCGACCGCTGGGAGCCGATGCGCGTCGGCACCGTCTTCGACCTGGCCTCGCTGACCAAGCTGTACACCGCGATCGTGGCCGTGCAGCAGGCCGAGCGGGGCCGCCTGGACCTGGACGCGGAGGCGCGCCGGTGGCTGCCGGGCTTCGCCGCCGGGATCACCGTACGGAGCCTGCTCACCCACACCTCGGGCCTGCGCCCGGAACTGCCCTTCTACGAGCGGCGCGGGCGCGCGGCCCAGCTGGCCCTGCTGTGGGAGGAGGCCGCCGCGCCCGCCGCGCCGCCCGGCGGCCCGTACCGCTACTCCGACCTCAACCTCATCGCCCTCCAGCTGATCCTGGAACGGCTCACCGGGCAGCCGCTGGACGCCCTGGTGGCCGAGGGCATCACCGGCCCGCTGGGCATGACCAGCACGTCGTACGGGCCGCTGGCCCCGGCGGGTGTCGCCGCGACCGAGGACCAGCGGCGGCCGTGGGCCAAGGCGGACCGCGGCATGGTGCGCGGCGCGGTGCACGACGAGAACGCGTGGGCGCTGGGCGGCGTCGCCGGGCACGCGGGGCTGTTCTCCACGGCGCAGGACCTGGCCGTGCTGTGCCGGACGCTGCTGAACGGGGGCGCGTACGGCACGGCCCGCATCCTCGGCGCGGAGTCGGTGGCGCTGCTGCTGGACCCGCCGGGGCTCGGCTTCGGCGTGGACCAGCCGTGGTTCATGGGCGAGCTGGCGGGGCGCGGCGCGGCCGGGCACACCGGGTTCACCGGGACGAGCCTGGTGCTGGACCGGGCGACCGACACGTTCCTGGTGCTGCTGGCCAACACGGTGCACCCGCGGCGGCGCGAGGCGGGCAGCGCGCCGCGGGCGGCGGCCGCGACCCGGCTGGCGCGGGCGGTACGGGCGGGCGGACGCATGCCGGGAGCCTGCGCATAA
- a CDS encoding small ribosomal subunit Rsm22 family protein — translation MHDELRAALAGLLDGLPPTQAARAVDRLIANYRGRTPTDAPVLRDRADVAAYAAYRMPATFEAVCHALDAFAARLPQWSPATHVDIGGGTGAASWAVAATWSGHRTTVYDWAEPALDLGRELAAGVLPETDWQRRVIGAGMAVPEGTDLVTVSYVLGELRPEDRRAVVAAAAGAQAAVLIEPGTPDGYLRIREAREQLTEAGLRIVAPCPHSGACPIVPGEDWCHMSARVARSSLHRQVKGGSLPYEDEKFSYVAAVRPELADGSPAGAPTARIVRRPQLRKGQVLLDLCTEQGLRRDTVTKRHGERYKAARDAEWGDAWEPAG, via the coding sequence ATGCACGACGAACTGCGCGCCGCACTGGCCGGCCTGCTCGACGGCCTGCCGCCCACGCAGGCCGCGCGGGCCGTCGACCGGCTGATCGCCAACTACCGCGGCCGGACCCCGACCGACGCCCCGGTGCTCCGGGACCGCGCCGACGTCGCCGCGTACGCCGCCTACCGGATGCCCGCGACCTTCGAGGCCGTATGCCACGCCCTGGACGCCTTCGCGGCGCGGCTGCCGCAGTGGTCGCCCGCCACCCATGTGGACATCGGCGGCGGCACCGGCGCCGCGAGCTGGGCGGTCGCGGCCACCTGGTCCGGTCACCGCACGACCGTCTACGACTGGGCCGAACCGGCCCTGGACCTGGGCCGCGAGCTGGCCGCCGGCGTGCTGCCGGAGACCGACTGGCAGCGCCGCGTCATCGGCGCGGGCATGGCCGTCCCCGAGGGCACGGACCTGGTCACCGTCTCCTACGTACTCGGCGAGCTGCGCCCGGAGGACCGCCGGGCCGTCGTCGCCGCGGCGGCCGGCGCACAGGCCGCCGTACTGATCGAACCCGGCACCCCGGACGGCTATCTGCGCATCCGCGAGGCGCGCGAACAGCTCACGGAGGCGGGGCTGCGGATCGTCGCGCCGTGCCCGCACAGCGGCGCGTGCCCGATCGTGCCGGGCGAGGACTGGTGCCACATGTCCGCACGGGTGGCCCGCTCCTCGCTGCACCGGCAGGTCAAGGGCGGTTCGCTGCCGTACGAGGACGAGAAGTTCAGCTATGTCGCGGCGGTGCGGCCGGAGCTGGCCGACGGGTCCCCGGCCGGTGCTCCCACGGCCCGCATCGTCCGCAGACCCCAGCTCCGCAAGGGCCAGGTCCTGCTGGACCTCTGCACGGAGCAGGGCCTGCGGCGCGACACGGTCACCAAGCGCCACGGCGAGCGCTACAAGGCCGCCCGCGACGCCGAGTGGGGCGACGCCTGGGAGCCGGCCGGCTGA
- the ddaH gene encoding dimethylargininase → MRTPRRSARPRRYLMCPPTHFKVSYSINPWMDPDKPVDLPLALAQWEVLRDRYRALGHTVEELRPRPDLPDMVFAANGATVVDGRVLGARFAFEERRGEAAVHAAWFRDHGFAEVREPQNVNEAEGDFAVTASWLLAGRGFRSSPLSHAEAQEYFGRPVIGLDLVDPRYYHLDTALCVLDDTTDSEVMYYPGAFSAGSRAVLARLFPDALIASRADAEAFGLNAVSDGRHVLLPQAAVGLFEPLRERGYEPVGMDLTELLKGGGSVKCCTQELRSAPA, encoded by the coding sequence TTGCGTACACCCCGGCGCAGCGCCCGACCCCGGCGCTACCTGATGTGCCCGCCGACCCACTTCAAGGTCAGCTATTCCATCAACCCCTGGATGGACCCGGACAAACCCGTCGATCTGCCGCTGGCACTCGCCCAGTGGGAGGTGCTGCGCGACCGCTACCGCGCGCTCGGCCACACCGTGGAGGAGCTGCGGCCCCGCCCCGACCTGCCGGACATGGTCTTCGCGGCCAACGGCGCCACCGTCGTGGACGGCCGGGTGCTCGGCGCGCGGTTCGCCTTCGAGGAGCGGCGCGGCGAGGCCGCCGTACACGCCGCGTGGTTCCGGGACCACGGCTTCGCGGAGGTCCGCGAGCCGCAGAACGTCAACGAGGCGGAGGGCGACTTCGCGGTCACCGCCTCCTGGCTGCTGGCCGGGCGCGGCTTCCGCAGCAGCCCGCTCTCGCACGCCGAGGCCCAGGAGTACTTCGGCCGCCCGGTGATCGGCCTGGACCTGGTCGACCCGCGCTACTACCACCTGGACACGGCGCTGTGCGTGCTGGACGACACGACGGACTCGGAGGTCATGTACTACCCGGGCGCCTTCTCGGCGGGCAGCCGGGCGGTGCTGGCCCGGCTGTTCCCGGACGCACTGATCGCCTCGCGCGCCGACGCGGAGGCGTTCGGGCTGAACGCGGTCAGCGACGGCCGGCACGTCCTGCTCCCGCAGGCCGCGGTGGGGCTGTTCGAGCCATTGCGGGAGCGCGGGTACGAGCCGGTCGGCATGGACCTGACCGAGCTGCTCAAGGGCGGCGGCAGCGTCAAGTGCTGCACACAGGAGCTGCGGTCCGCGCCCGCGTAG
- a CDS encoding DUF6243 family protein, producing MSKGNAGSMLGVGGTRSKLSRGALRGGRGGGGAVGGTDPMAQRRALLRKLQEQRGDGQTRQG from the coding sequence ATGAGCAAGGGAAACGCGGGCAGCATGCTCGGCGTCGGCGGCACCCGCAGCAAGCTCTCCCGTGGCGCGCTGCGCGGCGGCCGGGGCGGCGGCGGTGCGGTCGGCGGCACCGACCCGATGGCCCAGCGGCGCGCCCTGCTGCGCAAACTCCAGGAGCAGCGCGGCGACGGGCAAACCCGTCAGGGGTGA
- a CDS encoding TetR/AcrR family transcriptional regulator has translation MANKTPPDSTRRSERSRRAIYDAALALVGEVGYNKLTIEGIAARAGVGKQTIYRWWPSKAAVLLDAFTQDVEGYEAGMPDTGDLAADLKFVLRASVDEFADEKWQAPYRALAVAGANDAELSARFVERLLEPGIQVYVKRMRAAQERGEIGADVDVRVATEMVLGPFTQRWLMRTGELTYAYVDTLVDLALAGLRPRA, from the coding sequence ATGGCCAACAAGACACCGCCCGACTCCACGCGCCGCAGCGAACGCTCCCGCCGCGCCATCTACGACGCGGCCCTCGCCCTGGTCGGCGAGGTCGGCTACAACAAGCTGACGATCGAGGGCATCGCCGCCCGCGCCGGCGTCGGCAAGCAGACGATCTACCGCTGGTGGCCCTCGAAGGCCGCCGTCCTGCTGGACGCCTTCACCCAGGACGTCGAGGGGTACGAGGCCGGGATGCCGGACACCGGCGATCTCGCCGCCGACCTCAAGTTCGTCCTGCGGGCCTCCGTCGACGAGTTCGCCGACGAGAAGTGGCAGGCCCCCTATCGCGCGCTCGCGGTGGCCGGCGCGAACGACGCGGAGCTGTCGGCGCGGTTCGTCGAACGGCTGCTGGAGCCCGGAATCCAGGTCTACGTGAAGCGGATGCGGGCCGCCCAGGAGAGGGGCGAGATCGGGGCGGACGTGGACGTGCGGGTGGCGACCGAAATGGTGCTGGGCCCCTTCACACAGCGCTGGCTGATGCGGACCGGCGAGCTGACGTACGCGTACGTGGACACGCTGGTCGACCTGGCCCTCGCCGGGCTGCGGCCCCGCGCCTGA
- a CDS encoding bifunctional DNA primase/polymerase, whose amino-acid sequence MERKSRFSQWLRRPRSGSDGGDTDTGSAARSREDLLLAVADAGFPLAPAAHPSGYGCSCERIGCPTPGRHPVSFGWQTVASTDREKVAGWARAYPQANFITATGIAHDVLDVPAEAGRSALERLEAAGVEVGPVALSGAAYGEGRMLFFTATRGTPDDEDEWWPCELDCHPETMDEHPGLRWHCRGSYVLLPPSRLPGDQPAVSWLRGPERPVPDPLTLLASLTDACAEYADQHDHDHEAAAWPIGR is encoded by the coding sequence ATGGAACGCAAGAGCAGGTTCTCCCAGTGGCTTCGCCGGCCGAGGAGCGGTTCGGACGGCGGCGATACGGACACGGGATCGGCGGCGCGCAGCCGCGAGGACCTGCTGCTGGCGGTCGCCGACGCCGGTTTCCCACTGGCCCCGGCCGCCCACCCCTCCGGCTACGGCTGTTCCTGTGAGCGCATCGGCTGTCCCACGCCCGGCCGGCACCCCGTCTCCTTCGGCTGGCAGACCGTCGCCAGCACCGACCGGGAGAAGGTCGCCGGCTGGGCGCGCGCGTATCCGCAGGCCAACTTCATCACCGCCACCGGCATCGCCCACGACGTGCTGGACGTCCCCGCCGAGGCGGGCCGCAGCGCGCTGGAGCGCCTGGAGGCGGCCGGTGTCGAGGTCGGCCCGGTCGCGCTGAGCGGCGCGGCGTACGGCGAGGGCCGGATGTTGTTCTTCACCGCCACCCGCGGCACCCCGGACGACGAGGACGAGTGGTGGCCCTGCGAGCTGGACTGCCATCCGGAGACCATGGACGAGCATCCGGGCCTGCGCTGGCACTGCCGCGGCAGCTACGTCCTCCTGCCGCCCTCCCGGCTCCCCGGAGACCAGCCGGCGGTGTCCTGGCTGCGCGGCCCCGAGCGGCCGGTGCCCGACCCGCTGACCCTGCTGGCATCGCTCACCGACGCCTGCGCGGAGTACGCAGACCAGCACGACCACGACCATGAAGCGGCCGCCTGGCCCATCGGCCGCTGA